A region of Ochrobactrum quorumnocens DNA encodes the following proteins:
- a CDS encoding flavin reductase family protein — MFYEPSVGHNLPHNPFKAIVAPRPIGWIGTRSKNGAVNLAPYSFFNAICDTPPMVMFSSSGFKDSVSFIEETGEFTANLVSDHLKEKMNASSINAPRGTSEFEYAGLTIAHSKLIAAPYVKEAYAALECVAVEIKRLQDKEGRPTDNYMVIGEVVGVHIDDRVLTDGLFDIKKAKPVTRLGYMDYATTEGVYQMFRPNWEDKI; from the coding sequence ATGTTTTATGAGCCATCAGTCGGTCATAATCTTCCTCACAATCCATTCAAAGCGATTGTCGCACCGCGTCCGATTGGCTGGATCGGGACGCGGTCAAAAAATGGCGCGGTCAACCTCGCTCCATATTCATTCTTCAATGCAATATGCGATACGCCGCCGATGGTGATGTTTTCATCAAGCGGTTTTAAAGACAGTGTTTCGTTTATTGAAGAGACGGGCGAGTTCACGGCCAATCTGGTGAGCGATCATCTCAAAGAGAAGATGAACGCTTCATCGATCAACGCTCCGCGCGGGACCAGCGAATTTGAATATGCTGGGCTGACGATTGCGCACAGCAAACTCATCGCGGCGCCATATGTGAAAGAAGCCTACGCTGCGCTGGAGTGCGTCGCCGTGGAGATTAAGCGCTTGCAGGACAAAGAGGGCAGGCCGACCGACAACTACATGGTGATTGGCGAGGTCGTTGGTGTGCATATTGACGACCGAGTGCTTACGGATGGTCTGTTCGACATTAAAAAAGCTAAGCCGGTGACCCGACTTGGCTATATGGATTATGCGACCACAGAGGGCGTCTATCAGATGTTTCGACCAAATTGGGAAGACAAAATTTGA
- a CDS encoding nitroreductase family protein, which translates to MTHPVFDFLAQRSSTPISAISEPAPQGTELDELLKVAARVPDHGRLTPWRFILYRGDARHKVGEYLAKRAEEREGPLNDSRKDQERARFARAPLVIGIVSSPVAHERIPEWEQFLSAGAVAMNLCTAANALGYATNWITNWYSDDAPARAFLGLSPEERVAGFVHIGTAQNKMPERPRAEMDKIVSDYSGPWSS; encoded by the coding sequence GTGACGCATCCGGTGTTTGATTTTCTGGCCCAGCGCAGCTCTACGCCTATTTCCGCCATTTCAGAACCAGCACCGCAGGGGACTGAACTAGACGAATTGTTGAAAGTGGCAGCACGCGTACCGGATCATGGACGTCTTACACCGTGGCGCTTTATTCTTTATCGTGGTGACGCTCGTCACAAGGTAGGCGAATATCTGGCCAAGCGCGCAGAAGAGCGGGAGGGGCCTTTGAATGATAGCCGCAAAGATCAGGAACGTGCGCGCTTTGCTCGCGCACCGTTGGTCATTGGCATTGTTTCGTCACCAGTTGCCCATGAACGTATCCCGGAATGGGAGCAGTTTCTTTCGGCAGGTGCCGTGGCCATGAATCTTTGTACTGCTGCGAACGCGCTTGGCTACGCAACCAACTGGATCACCAACTGGTATTCAGACGATGCGCCAGCACGTGCGTTTCTTGGTCTCTCACCTGAAGAGCGGGTTGCTGGGTTCGTTCATATTGGTACGGCGCAAAACAAGATGCCCGAACGCCCGAGAGCTGAAATGGACAAGATTGTCTCTGATTACAGCGGGCCGTGGTCATCCTGA
- the thrS gene encoding threonine--tRNA ligase codes for MMSNVSMQFPDGSVREYNAATTGAELAESISKSLAKKAVAYAVDGTVRDLSDPLGASGAIEILTREDPRSLELIRHDTAHVLAEAVQELFPGTQVTIGPVIENGFYYDFARNEPFTPDDLPVIEKKMREIIQRNKPFTKQVWSRETAKQVFADKGESYKVELVDAIPEGQDLKIYNQGEWFDLCRGPHMASTGQIGNSFKLMKVAGAYWRGDANNPMLTRIYGTAFANDNDLQAYLHMLEEAEKRDHRRLGREMDLFHFQEEGPGVVFWHAKGWRMFQTLVSYMRRRLDSHGYQEVNAPQVLDKSLWETSGHWGWYRDNMFKVTVAGDDTDDDRVFALKPMNCPGHVQIFKHGLKSYRDLPIKLAEFGNVHRYEPSGALHGLMRVRGFTQDDAHVFCTEEQMASECLRINDLILSVYKDFGFKGITIKLSTRPEKRVGSDELWDRAESVMMTVLEQIKEQSDDIKTGILPGEGAFYGPKFEYTLKDAIGREWQCGTTQVDFNLPERFGAFYIDSNSEKTQPVMIHRAICGSMERFLGILIENFAGHMPLWFAPIQVVVATITSEADGYAAEVAAKLKAAGLQVITDVRNEKINYKVREHSLQKVPVILVCGMREAEEKTVNMRRLGSQAQVSMTLDEAIAQLSEEATPPDLVRLKNDAK; via the coding sequence ATGATGTCGAATGTTTCCATGCAATTTCCCGATGGCTCGGTGCGCGAATATAATGCCGCCACAACCGGTGCCGAACTTGCAGAATCAATCTCCAAATCACTTGCAAAGAAGGCTGTGGCTTATGCCGTAGACGGTACCGTGCGTGATCTTTCTGATCCGCTTGGTGCTTCCGGTGCCATCGAAATTCTGACCCGTGAAGACCCGCGCTCGCTGGAACTGATCCGTCACGACACGGCTCACGTTTTGGCTGAAGCCGTGCAGGAGCTTTTCCCGGGAACGCAGGTAACGATCGGCCCAGTCATCGAGAATGGCTTTTATTACGACTTCGCGCGTAATGAACCGTTCACGCCTGATGACCTGCCAGTGATCGAAAAGAAGATGCGCGAAATCATTCAGCGCAACAAGCCGTTCACCAAGCAGGTTTGGTCGCGTGAGACGGCCAAGCAGGTTTTTGCCGATAAAGGCGAGAGCTACAAGGTTGAGCTCGTCGATGCGATCCCTGAAGGCCAGGATCTTAAGATCTACAATCAGGGCGAATGGTTCGATCTTTGCCGTGGCCCGCATATGGCGTCCACTGGCCAGATCGGCAATTCCTTCAAGCTGATGAAAGTTGCAGGCGCATATTGGCGCGGCGATGCCAATAACCCGATGTTGACACGCATCTATGGTACGGCATTTGCCAACGACAATGATCTTCAAGCTTATCTCCATATGCTTGAAGAAGCTGAAAAGCGCGATCACCGCCGCCTTGGCCGCGAAATGGACCTGTTCCATTTCCAGGAAGAAGGTCCGGGCGTTGTGTTCTGGCATGCCAAAGGCTGGCGTATGTTCCAGACGCTGGTAAGCTATATGCGTCGTCGTCTCGACAGCCATGGCTATCAGGAAGTGAATGCGCCACAGGTACTGGACAAGTCCCTTTGGGAAACGTCCGGTCACTGGGGCTGGTATCGCGACAACATGTTCAAGGTGACTGTTGCCGGTGATGATACCGACGATGATCGCGTGTTTGCGCTCAAGCCAATGAATTGTCCAGGTCACGTTCAGATATTTAAGCATGGTCTTAAGTCTTACCGCGATCTGCCTATAAAGCTTGCAGAATTTGGCAATGTGCATCGCTACGAACCATCGGGCGCGCTGCATGGTCTTATGCGTGTTCGCGGCTTCACACAGGACGACGCGCATGTGTTCTGCACCGAAGAACAGATGGCTTCAGAATGCTTGCGGATCAATGATCTCATTCTGTCGGTCTACAAAGACTTCGGCTTCAAAGGGATCACGATCAAGCTGTCCACACGGCCTGAAAAGCGCGTCGGTTCGGACGAATTGTGGGATCGCGCTGAAAGCGTGATGATGACGGTTCTTGAACAGATCAAGGAACAGTCGGATGACATCAAGACCGGTATTCTGCCGGGCGAGGGTGCGTTCTACGGTCCGAAGTTCGAATATACGCTGAAGGATGCAATCGGTCGTGAGTGGCAGTGCGGAACGACGCAGGTTGACTTCAATCTGCCGGAACGCTTCGGTGCATTCTACATCGACAGCAATTCTGAAAAGACCCAACCGGTTATGATCCATCGTGCAATCTGCGGTTCGATGGAGCGTTTCCTGGGCATTCTGATCGAGAATTTTGCTGGACACATGCCGCTTTGGTTTGCGCCGATTCAGGTTGTTGTTGCGACAATTACCTCGGAAGCTGACGGTTATGCAGCTGAGGTTGCGGCCAAGCTCAAGGCTGCTGGCTTGCAGGTCATCACCGACGTGCGCAACGAGAAGATCAACTACAAGGTCCGCGAGCATTCGCTGCAGAAGGTTCCGGTCATTCTCGTTTGCGGTATGCGAGAAGCTGAAGAAAAGACGGTCAATATGCGTCGTCTTGGTTCGCAGGCTCAGGTGTCGATGACGCTGGACGAAGCGATTGCTCAATTGTCAGAAGAAGCAACGCCACCTGATCTGGTACGTTTGAAGAACGATGCGAAATAA
- a CDS encoding D-alanyl-D-alanine carboxypeptidase — protein sequence MPKSSSRTSLLVAGVALGASILCSTSAMANVSWVVFDADTGIVLGQDDATEQHAPASLAKMMTLYLTFEALKTGKLHWDDEMPISKNAAAKVRMKLYLKAGETISVRDAVNGMVIVSANDAATVVGEYLGGSESGFGRLMTQRARNLGMKSTYFANPSGLTAKMTQLTTARDMAVLGMSLRRDFPQEYALFSQRSFTYKGRPFNGHNNLMYRYQGVDGIKTGYTDVSGYNLVSSAIINDKHLVGVVLGAGSSRERDDRMAKLLTRFGTEGTGTATEEIVAAVQTPLPVISPLKPQKPKVDAVADMIDDSKIEQGDGGFLVKSAISAWRVQVGVTPSRKGADELQAKYMPVVSRLVPGTKAEISTAPRGRKVYRVRFTGFKDSDAAEKTCAKLKQQGVPCLAIRN from the coding sequence ATGCCGAAATCGTCGTCCCGCACCTCCCTGCTAGTAGCCGGTGTTGCGCTTGGTGCCAGCATTCTATGCTCCACTAGCGCCATGGCGAATGTATCGTGGGTGGTTTTCGATGCCGATACCGGTATCGTTCTGGGACAAGATGATGCAACGGAGCAACACGCTCCCGCATCATTGGCCAAGATGATGACGCTTTACCTGACATTTGAAGCGCTCAAGACCGGAAAACTGCATTGGGATGATGAAATGCCCATCTCCAAGAATGCAGCTGCAAAAGTTAGAATGAAGCTGTATCTGAAGGCTGGCGAGACGATTTCCGTCCGTGATGCCGTCAACGGTATGGTCATTGTTTCTGCAAATGATGCCGCAACCGTTGTTGGCGAATATCTGGGTGGTTCGGAATCAGGTTTTGGTCGTCTCATGACGCAGAGAGCCCGGAACCTTGGCATGAAAAGCACATATTTCGCCAACCCATCGGGCTTGACCGCAAAGATGACACAGCTGACGACCGCCCGCGACATGGCCGTACTTGGCATGTCGCTCCGTCGTGATTTCCCGCAGGAATACGCGCTGTTTTCCCAGCGTTCGTTCACCTACAAGGGCCGTCCGTTTAACGGCCATAACAACCTGATGTATCGTTATCAGGGCGTCGATGGGATCAAGACCGGCTATACCGATGTTTCGGGCTACAATCTTGTTTCTTCTGCAATAATCAATGACAAGCATCTTGTGGGCGTTGTGCTTGGTGCCGGTTCGTCGCGGGAACGTGATGACCGGATGGCAAAGCTACTAACGCGCTTTGGCACTGAAGGCACTGGAACGGCGACCGAAGAAATTGTTGCGGCAGTTCAGACACCATTGCCGGTTATCTCGCCGCTTAAGCCCCAAAAGCCGAAAGTCGATGCTGTAGCGGACATGATCGACGATTCCAAAATCGAGCAGGGCGATGGTGGCTTTCTGGTGAAATCTGCAATATCTGCCTGGCGCGTTCAGGTTGGCGTGACCCCATCGCGCAAAGGTGCAGACGAGTTACAGGCCAAGTATATGCCTGTTGTGAGCCGTTTGGTTCCGGGTACGAAGGCTGAGATTTCGACGGCTCCGCGTGGTCGCAAGGTTTATCGTGTTCGTTTCACAGGCTTCAAAGATTCGGATGCCGCTGAAAAGACCTGTGCGAAGCTCAAGCAGCAGGGCGTTCCCTGCCTCGCCATCCGTAACTGA